In Nitrospirota bacterium, a genomic segment contains:
- a CDS encoding formylglycine-generating enzyme family protein, which yields MFAYVCYCTMRFLLGISFLIPLLIGLSISNDFAQAQLERLRKTRPVEQAVPPETPMVEIPAGQFAMGSDGVRALEDERPVHRVWLDRFSMDLYEVATAQYAEFLLATQRPAPWQWNSVDLSQSHDRPVIGVDWSEADAYCQWKGKRLPTEAEWEKSARGTEGRLYPWGDQFPSKDLANFALGARFSYSQVLMPVQSYEQGKSPYGLLHMAGNVWEWVQDWYAVNYYEVSPERNPQGPEQGQFKVLRGGSWSDLPKYLLTYGRFKLPPETRNSYTGFRCAKS from the coding sequence GTGTTTGCTTATGTATGCTATTGCACCATGCGATTCTTGCTCGGAATCTCTTTCCTTATCCCACTCTTGATCGGCCTATCTATAAGTAATGACTTTGCCCAAGCCCAGCTTGAACGTCTGAGAAAAACTAGACCGGTGGAACAGGCGGTGCCACCTGAGACTCCGATGGTCGAGATTCCAGCCGGTCAGTTTGCAATGGGATCGGATGGGGTGCGGGCCTTGGAGGATGAACGTCCGGTGCATCGGGTGTGGTTGGATCGATTTTCCATGGATCTCTACGAGGTGGCGACGGCGCAGTACGCGGAGTTTCTTCTTGCGACACAACGTCCCGCGCCATGGCAATGGAACAGCGTCGATCTGTCGCAGTCTCATGATCGTCCGGTGATAGGCGTAGACTGGTCTGAGGCTGATGCCTATTGTCAGTGGAAGGGGAAACGGCTTCCGACAGAAGCGGAATGGGAGAAGTCGGCCAGGGGAACGGAAGGACGATTGTATCCCTGGGGGGATCAATTCCCCAGCAAGGACCTGGCGAATTTCGCCTTGGGAGCGCGATTCAGTTACAGCCAGGTCTTGATGCCGGTGCAATCTTATGAGCAGGGCAAGAGTCCGTACGGACTCTTGCACATGGCCGGGAATGTCTGGGAGTGGGTGCAGGATTGGTACGCCGTGAACTACTACGAAGTCTCGCCTGAGCGAAATCCACAAGGACCTGAACAGGGGCAATTCAAAGTACTCCGCGGTGGGTCTTGGTCCGATCTGCCCAAATATCTCCTCACCTATGGGCGATTCAAGCTCCCACCTGAGACGCGCAACAGCTATACGGGCTTCCGCTGCGCCAAATCA
- a CDS encoding class I SAM-dependent methyltransferase has protein sequence MKRVLEPELMDDPDQALAYAGADFETENQGFVDRFREHFPEFTGGHILDLGCGPGDIPVRFARALPACCIIAVDASGPMIALATEAVKQAGLADRISLRCERFQNVSLVEPVDAVVSNSLLHHVPNPLQFWYRLRQLVKRDSPVLVMDLLRPDSHEEAQAIVERYAAQESEILRRDFYNSLLASFTQDEVAAQLAEMNLSRLVIDVVDDRHWVVSGIIH, from the coding sequence ATGAAGAGAGTACTTGAGCCTGAGCTGATGGATGACCCTGACCAGGCGCTCGCCTATGCAGGGGCGGATTTCGAAACAGAGAATCAGGGATTCGTCGATCGCTTTCGGGAACATTTTCCGGAGTTCACCGGGGGCCATATCCTCGACCTTGGGTGTGGCCCTGGCGATATCCCCGTCCGGTTCGCACGGGCGCTTCCCGCTTGTTGCATCATCGCTGTCGATGCGTCTGGGCCGATGATTGCGCTCGCAACCGAGGCGGTGAAACAGGCGGGCCTGGCTGATCGGATAAGCCTCCGCTGCGAACGCTTTCAGAACGTTTCGTTGGTCGAACCGGTCGATGCCGTAGTCTCCAACAGTCTCTTGCATCATGTACCAAATCCCTTGCAGTTCTGGTATCGGCTTCGGCAGCTGGTGAAGCGAGACTCTCCCGTGCTCGTGATGGATCTACTCAGGCCGGATTCGCACGAGGAGGCGCAGGCCATCGTGGAACGTTATGCGGCGCAGGAATCAGAGATATTGCGGCGCGACTTTTACAATTCCCTGTTGGCATCGTTCACTCAAGATGAAGTAGCAGCGCAGCTGGCAGAGATGAATTTGAGCCGATTGGTTATCGATGTGGTGGATGATCGGCATTGGGTTGTCAGCGGCATCATCCATTGA
- a CDS encoding MOSC domain-containing protein — MTETGRPPYPHVYQINVSDGGVPKRPLLEAMVSKTGVEGDRQQNLKVHGGPDRAVCLYSQELIERLQDEGHSIEAGSSGENLTLAGLEWEKLKPGDQLKIGPEVQIEIMSYTSPCDKNAQWFLDRDYKRVSQKKNPGWSRLYAKVLREGMVRPGDAVAVET; from the coding sequence ATGACCGAAACTGGCCGACCCCCCTATCCCCACGTATACCAGATCAATGTGTCTGATGGAGGAGTCCCGAAACGTCCGTTGCTGGAGGCCATGGTTTCTAAAACAGGAGTCGAGGGTGATCGGCAACAGAATTTGAAGGTACATGGCGGACCAGATCGCGCGGTCTGTCTCTATTCTCAAGAGCTGATCGAGCGGCTGCAGGACGAGGGCCACTCGATCGAAGCCGGCTCTTCCGGAGAAAACCTGACGCTCGCCGGGCTTGAGTGGGAGAAACTGAAACCGGGAGACCAGCTCAAGATTGGGCCGGAAGTGCAGATCGAGATCATGAGTTATACCTCTCCCTGTGACAAAAATGCCCAGTGGTTCCTGGACAGAGACTACAAGCGCGTCTCTCAAAAGAAGAATCCGGGATGGAGTCGACTGTATGCGAAGGTTCTGCGTGAGGGCATGGTGAGACCGGGAGACGCAGTGGCGGTGGAAACGTGA
- a CDS encoding 50S ribosomal protein L11 methyltransferase: MKSEGWIDVQIRTAVDAAELISRLSDSGVQGGWEENGVIHLYWPKLQWSLEAQARLTRTLWGLDPDASIERDIGVVELPDQDWNRQWAQSVRPIRIGRRIVIRPSWEAVTLQGQDIEIVLDPKQAFGTGHHATTRMLLEWLEDLIHGGEFVLDVGAGSGILAMVALRLGADSALGVDCDPVAVECAKDYAAQNVFGDGLDFRCGTLGTIDPQGTLRPDLILANLDCQTLLLSCDELGRYVSHGARLLLSGILLDQEDEIIGAFSRVGAMTSRRREQEGWVALELLMVEPCEGIDA; encoded by the coding sequence ATGAAATCAGAGGGATGGATCGATGTGCAGATTCGTACCGCCGTCGATGCGGCGGAGCTGATCAGCAGGCTGTCTGACTCCGGAGTCCAAGGCGGATGGGAGGAGAACGGTGTGATCCATCTCTATTGGCCGAAACTGCAGTGGAGCCTGGAGGCACAGGCTCGTCTGACCAGGACTTTGTGGGGACTCGATCCCGATGCCTCGATCGAACGCGACATTGGCGTTGTGGAATTGCCCGATCAAGATTGGAATCGCCAGTGGGCTCAATCGGTCAGGCCGATTCGGATCGGTCGCCGGATTGTGATCAGGCCAAGTTGGGAGGCAGTAACGTTACAGGGTCAGGACATCGAGATCGTGCTCGATCCGAAGCAGGCGTTCGGCACAGGACACCATGCGACGACAAGAATGCTCTTGGAGTGGCTCGAGGATCTCATTCACGGCGGCGAGTTCGTGTTGGATGTGGGCGCGGGGAGCGGTATTCTGGCGATGGTCGCATTGCGGCTTGGAGCTGACTCGGCCCTCGGAGTGGATTGTGACCCCGTCGCCGTGGAATGTGCAAAAGACTATGCCGCTCAAAACGTGTTTGGAGATGGTCTCGATTTTCGGTGCGGAACGTTGGGAACAATTGATCCGCAAGGCACATTGCGACCGGACCTGATTCTCGCCAATCTCGATTGCCAGACCCTGTTGCTGTCATGCGATGAACTGGGGCGGTACGTAAGTCATGGTGCGAGGCTCTTGCTGTCCGGCATCTTGCTCGATCAAGAGGATGAGATTATTGGGGCGTTCTCCCGGGTCGGCGCTATGACGTCCCGACGGCGTGAACAGGAAGGCTGGGTGGCGTTGGAACTCTTGATGGTCGAACCCTGCGAAGGAATAGACGCATGA